The Punica granatum isolate Tunisia-2019 chromosome 4, ASM765513v2, whole genome shotgun sequence genome has a window encoding:
- the LOC116204304 gene encoding TMV resistance protein N-like: MIVTKVSRESKKARLCVDNLVGIDNHVKAVMRMLSIEAPDVSQLVANLLRGDRPNFAITDEGIHVLKRRFREMKVLIILDDVDSVDQLKALAAELDWFGRGSIIIITTRNKDALNVLQEHKVYEVTEMDKDQALQLLSKQELRRYAPTAGLRALSEEIVNGTGGLPLALKVIGSFLHGKSEETWKATSQKLNIVPNKEVEQKLRISYDALEREQQQMVLDLACLLVGGR; the protein is encoded by the exons ATGATAGTCACAAAGGTTTCAAGGGAGTCAAAGAAGGCTCGTCTTTGTGTCGACAACTTAGTAGGGATTGACAACCACGTAAAAGCAGTCATGAGAATGCTAAGTATCGAGGCGCCAGATGTGAG TCAACTTGTCGCTAACCTCTTGAGGGGCGACCGCCCGAACTTTGCTATCACTGATGAAGGAATTCATGTGCTCAAGCGTAGGTTTCGTGAGATGAAAGTCCTCATTATTCTTGACGATGTTGATAGTGTTGACCAGCTCAAAGCACTGGCCGCAGAGCTTGACTGGTTCGGTCGAGGGAGTATAATCATCATAACTACCAGAAACAAGGACGCTTTAAACGTACTTCAGGAGCATAAGGTCTATGAAGTAACAGAAATGGACAAAGATCAAGCCCTTCAACTCTTAAGCAAGCAGGAACTGAGGAGATATGCTCCCACAGCAGGATTAAGAGCCCTATCAGAAGAAATCGTCAATGGAACTGGAGGTCTTCCTCTAGCTCTTAAAGTTATTGGTTCTTTTCTTCACGGGAAAAGTGAGGAAACGTGGAAGGCAACATCGCAGAAGTTGAACATAGTGCCAAACAAGGAAGTCGAACAGAAGTTGAGGATTAGCTATGATGCATTAGAGCGTGAACAACAACAGATGGTTTTGGATCTTGCATGCCTTTTGGTCGGGGGAAGATAG
- the LOC116205213 gene encoding universal stress protein PHOS32, whose product MTSPKKPPSDPAAAILVQPSSPRYPSGTPTAGAQRKIGIAVDLSDESAYAVRWAVQNYLRSGDAVILLHVRPTSVLYGADWGAMDLSMREGDDEVSQQKLEDDFDTFTSTKANDLAQPLVDAHIPFKIHIVKDHDMKERLCLEVERLGLGAVIMGSRGFGASRKTAKGRLGSVSDYCVHHCVCPVIVVRYPYEKDGGDSIGACPVVHEDEQEYHDATDKQTETEKAA is encoded by the exons ATGACTTCCCCCAAGAAACCCCCTTCGGACCCGGCGGCGGCTATCCTCGTCCAGCCCTCCTCGCCTCGCTACCCCTCTGGGACCCCGACCGCCGGTGCCCAGCGCAAGATCGGCATAGCCGTCGATCTCAGCGACGAGAGCGCCTACGCCGTCCGCTGGGCTGTCCAGAACTACCTCAG GTCTGGAGACGCTGTTATACTTCTCCACGTGAGGCCAACAAGCGTACTCTATGGTGCAGACTGGGGCGCAATGGACCTTTCGATGCGAGAGGGCGATGATGAGGTGTCACAGCAGAAGCTTGAGGACGACTTTGACACCTTTACCTCCACTAAGGCCAATGATCTTGCCCAGCCCCTCGTGGATGCTCACATACCCTTTAAGATACACATTGTGAAGGACCACGACATGAAGGAGCGGCTCTGCCTTGAGGTCGAGAGGCTCGGTCTTGGTGCTGTTATAATGGGGAGCCGCGGGTTTGGTGCCTCAAGAAAGACCGCTAAGGGCAGGCTTGGGAGTGTAAGCGATTACTGTGTCCATCACTGTGTCTGCCCTGTGATTGTTGTCAGATACCCTTATGAAAAGGATGGAGGGGACAGCATAGGTGCATGCCCTGTTGTTCACGAGGATGAGCAGGAATATCATGACGCGACCGACAAACAGACAG AAACAGAGAAGGCTGCTTAA
- the LOC116205559 gene encoding uncharacterized protein LOC116205559, with the protein MADSERFQGAQGSEEEQRLMEGMAVLDFDMLCSTVALQAAQGKWKSLDGGIEGEEAAVLGDFGVGVLRMWEGEVLDCFEDRRIALQSACCPCYRFGKNMKRAGFGSCFMQGGFHLFLLLCAFVNGVAFAVTRRHYFLYLAAAFTISIVIYLGFFRAQIRKKFNIKGSDNSGDDCLYHLLCPCCTLCQESRTLEMNNVQDGIWHGRGDTICIGTYGDGDKAFVEVNLPPILPTKSPDPCSMQKITAES; encoded by the exons ATGGCGGATTCCGAGAGGTTTCAGGGGGCACAAGGGTCGGAGGAGGAGCAGAGGCTGATGGAGGGCATGGCTGTTTTGGATTTCGACATGCTCTGCTCAACTGTAGCTCTGCAGGCGGCGCAGGGCAAGTGGAAGAGCCTCGATGGCGGGATTGAGGGGGAGGAAGCCGCCGTTCTCGGGGATTTCGGGGTTGGGGTCCTCAGGATGTGGGAGGGTGAGGTTCTTGATTGCTTTGAGGACAGGCGCATCGCCCTTCAGTCTGCCTG CTGCCCTTGCTACAGATTTGGGAAAAACATGAAAAGAGCTGGGTTTGGTTCTTGCTTCATGCAG GGGggatttcatttatttcttcttttgtgtGCTTTCGTCAATGGAGTCGCCTTTGCTGTAACCAGGCGGCACTATTTCCTGTACTTGGCAGCTGCTTTTACAATATCTATTGTGATATATTTAGGTTTCTTCCGCGCACAGATTAGAAAGAAGTTCAATATCAAG GGTAGTGACAATTCTGGAGATGATTGCCTATACCATTTGCTTTGCCCATGCTGCACGCTTTGTCAG GAATCCCGAACACTAGAGATGAACAACGTCCAAGATGGGATTTGGCACGGCCGAGGTGACACGATATGTATTGGTACTTACGGTGATGGGGACAAGGCATTTGTCGAGGTGAACTTGCCCCCAATCTTGCCTACCAAATCGCCTGATCCGTGCAGCATGCAGAAGATCACAGCCGAGAGCTAA
- the LOC116204093 gene encoding putative disease resistance protein At4g19050: MAQPIEEILNHFFGEHQASKVVLAGDAGAGKTWVARKVCDAALKKELSYGSIWIVPAENPEKKPLLDTIASQLSLLSCDEEWVDDEDSEEVKEKKDKEQEDLKTRILDKLEKMRTGKPKNQALNIDRGIQGETELGHEAAAGKLRYLVVVLDNITEEEEESIVTELKNILHSSFLKMLIIRKESTDGNAGAARESKGDAIQPDDTKAIRLEPLSSRDALILLRGRVKTEVSENQMLAIAEKALGLPAGMILVAEALNHICLEDGVQAFEFAMDDVAKMKGDDITAVLQFAYDMLPEGVTRCCYWLSRQLFLSRAAVHFNELIAYWILEGCFDHHNLLEKAYEEGHCILMDLKDRGMLKGHGNYVYMERAMLKLPDKRRNGLSGAAKLGLADVLCNGLGRITLADGMIRTVCRDKENKEMSTLIIEGGRLCKEVSKEFFKSMKGLKVLAILNPMFEYLPTGLTELEDLQVLVLRGCQHLKEVGEICNLTKLSVLEISGASLLLHIDKDFFKGMANLKTINLSGLNTKSVPDSLFDRDEVRFLILRECLAFHELPSLRNMKKLEMVDLCGSASFERLSDGNINNLTDLKTLNVSGTKVRNLPILGKLAGLTRILLSNCPLLTMIRSLGGMTNLEVLDISGSMSIKDLNSAQLLNKPRFRILDLSRTGINSLPSSISNLSHFHLSGCSELEKFPSTKAFHNLVSLDLSGAVKLVEIGDKSFAHLKVLRHLNLSETEIAQLPSLSDLVELRELLLKGCKKLTQLRGLSPLEKLEVLDLSGCCDLIIGPEESFSRMSRLKKLDLSGTKIESLPLDCFPSNLRHLSLRDCNILKQLPSLESLSKLERLNLCGAESLPKFKADFLHHMVKLQILNLSKTHLDELPSLSHLTDLTELSLSGCCCVPTGLEVLTELKVLDLSGTEVQSLPLENYSKLHKLVLSNCSELDTSMNFGSLSHLEVLDLSGTKMTHFPYEVEHLPYLRELHLLNVKQMQVDWSRVKYLPADLKLDTCEPSQGSSTEITAAPTTESQGPSILVRGTGFFRFLEGNLGLWDTCFKEFHLSVWLNNDGRDEIMKVPGDISVFKYLNPRGRFPDSRNCSLLEIHGSGDFCSELKKAVGRALYVCVVDNEKFKRLSDLGKENVSLVERCWFERCPNLRSIFAIKEDIEIGEQLKCLYLCNLPSLERLHDVKLQSGIFSNLKKLRLDCCPKLVSLCDKSAKYEMPMMQTLELLDLPSLSRIGVEMPSLETLKVRACVKLEELEWNCFMNLKKLHLDCCPKLVYIFYPAKLPENLETLKVQLCNKLETVFKGDESGEYEMPQIQTLELLYLPALKRIGVEMPSLETLKVRACENLHDLELNRFPNLKTKEIDLVSPS; this comes from the coding sequence ATGGCCCAGCCTATCGAAGAAATTTTAAACCATTTTTTCGGGGAGCACCAAGCATCAAAGGTTGTCCTTGCTGGAGATGCTGGAGCTGGGAAAACTTGGGTGGCGAGAAAGGTTTGTGATGCTGCTTTGAAAAAGGAATTATCTTATGGGTCTATTTGGATAGTACCAGCAGAGAACCCCGAGAAGAAACCTCTCCTTGATACCATTGCCTCTCAGCTGTCTCTGCTATCTTGCGATGAGGAGTGGGTTGACGATGAGGATAGTGAAGAGGTGAAGGAGAAAAAGGACAAGGAGCAAGAAGACTTGAAGACAAGGATTCTTGACAAGCTTGAGAAAATGAGAACTGGAAAACCTAAAAACCAAGCTCTCAATATTGACAGGGGGATACAAGGGGAGACGGAGCTCGGACATGAAGCTGCAGCAGGAAAGTTGAGATATCTTGTTGTGGTTCTCGATAATATTactgaggaggaggaggagagcaTTGTGACTGAATTGAAAAACATCCTTCATTCAAGTTTTCTGAAGATGCTTATCATCCGTAAAGAATCAACAGACGGCAATGCAGGTGCTGCCCGTGAGAGCAAAGGGGATGCTATTCAACCTGATGATACAAAGGCAATTCGATTGGAGCCCTTAAGTTCCAGAGATGCATTAATCCTGTTGCGAGGACGGGTCAAGACTGAAGTTTCTGAGAATCAGATGTTAGCTATTGCTGAGAAAGCCTTGGGTTTGCCGGCTGGAATGATTTTGGTAGCAGAGGCGTTAAATCATATTTGCCTGGAGGATGGGGTTCAGGCATTTGAGTTTGCAATGGACGATGTAGCTAAAATGAAAGGGGACGACATCACAGCAGTTCTGCAGTTTGCATACGACATGCTGCCGGAAGGTGTCACTCGCTGCTGTTATTGGCTTAGCAGGCAACTATTTCTCTCTCGTGCTGCAGTTCACTTCAATGAGCTGATAGCTTACTGGATACTGGAGGGTTGTTTTGACCACCACAATCTCCTTGAGAAGGCCTACGAGGAAGGTCACTGTATCCTTATGGATCTCAAGGATCGGGGTATGCTAAAAGGGCATGGCAATTATGTGTACATGGAGAGGGCCATGTTGAAATTGCCTGATAAGCGACGGAATGGGTTGAGCGGTGCTGCAAAGTTGGGATTGGCTGATGTGCTGTGTAACGGTCTAGGGAGGATTACTTTGGCAGATGGCATGATCAGGACAGTTTGCAgggataaagaaaataaagaaatgtcCACACTTATAATCGAAGGAGGTCGTCTTTGCAAGGAAGTCTCTAAAGAATTTTTCAAATCCATGAAAGGGCTCAAAGTCCTGGCCATTTTGAACCCCATGTTTGAATATCTTCCCACAGGGTTGACCGAATTGGAAGATCTGCAGGTGCTCGTTCTGAGAGGCTGTCAGCATCTGAAGGAAGTGGGTGAGATTTGTAACCTAACCAAATTATCAGTTCTCGAAATATCAGGTGCCTCTTTGTTGCTCCATATTGATAAAGATTTTTTTAAGGGCATGGCAAACCTTAAAACCATCAACCTCTCAGGGCTCAACACTAAATCTGTGCCTGATTCTCTTTTCGATCGGGATGAAGTACGCTTCCTCATCCTCAGAGAATGCCTAGCATTTCATGAACTTCCGAGCTTGAGGAACATGAAGAAGCTGGAGATGGTTGACCTGTGTGGGTCTGCCTCGTTTGAAAGACTTTCAGATGGGAACATTAATAACCTTACAGACCTGAAGACCTTAAATGTTTCTGGAACAAAAGTTAGAAACTTGCCAATATTGGGCAAACTTGCAGGCCTCACTCGGATTCTGTTGAGTAACTGCCCATTGTTGACGATGATCCGTTCTTTGGGTGGAATGACTAACCTTGAAGTGCTTGATATTTCTGGTTCGATGAGCATAAAGGATCTCAACAGTGCTCAACTGCTGAATAAGCCTCGCTTCAGGATCCTTGATCTTTCGAGGACTGGTATAAACTCTTTGCCTTCAAGCATCAGCAACCTGTCCCACTTTCATCTAAGCGGCTGTTCTGAGCTTGAAAAATTTCCGTCCACGAAGGCATTCCATAACCTAGTGTCCCTGGACCTTTCCGGTGCTGTTAAATTGGTTGAGATAGGAGATAAATCATTTGCGCATCTCAAAGTCCTGCGCCATCTCAACCTTTCAGAGACTGAGATTGCACAACTTCCTTCACTATCTGACCTTGTGGAACTTCGTGAGCTCTTGCTAAAGGGCTGCAAAAAACTGACTCAGCTGCGCGGCCTGTCCCCACTGGAGAAGCTGGAGGTCCTTGATCTTTCTGGCTGCTGTGATCTGATAATCGGTCCAGAGGAATCCTTCAGCCGCATGTCTCGCCTAAAGAAGCTTGATCTCTCTGGAACCAAAATTGAATCCCTGCCCCTAGATTGTTTCCCGAGCAACCTCCGTCACCTCAGTCTCAGAGATTGCAACATCTTGAAGCAACTACCCTCTCTGGAATCTCTGTCAAAACTGGAGCGGCTCAATCTATGTGGTGCAGAATCGTTGCCCAAATTTAAGGCTGATTTCTTGCATCATATGGTGAAACTTCAGATCCTCAACTTATCCAAAACTCATCTGGATGAGTTACCATCTCTTTCCCACCTCACAGATCTCACAGAGCTTTCTCTGAGTGGCTGTTGCTGTGTGCCAACGGGTTTAGAAGTGCTTACAGAACTCAAGGTTCTCGATTTGTCGGGAACAGAAGTTCAGTCCTTACCACTTGAAAATTACAGCAAGCTGCACAAGCTTGTGCTGAGCAACTGTTCAGAGTTGGATACTTCAATGAATTTCGGGTCTCTTTCTCATTTAGAGGTTCTGGATCTTTCAGGGACGAAAATGACTCATTTCCCGTATGAAGTTGAGCACCTTCCTTATCTTAGGGAGCTTCATCTTCTAAATGTGAAGCAAATGCAAGTTGACTGGTCAAGGGTAAAATACTTACCTGCGGATCTCAAGTTGGATACTTGCGAGCCTTCTCAAGGAAGTAGTACTGAAATCACTGCTGCTCCAACTACAGAGAGTCAAGGCCCATCAATATTAGTCCGCGGCACTGGATTTTTCCGTTTCTTGGAGGGAAATTTAGGGCTTTGGGATACGTGCTTCAAAGAATTTCATTTATCTGTCTGGCTTAATAATGACGGCAGAGATGAAATTATGAAAGTGCCTGGGGACATAAGTGTATTTAAATATCTAAACCCCAGAGGAAGATTTCCTGATTCCAGGAATTGCTCTCTATTGGAGATCCACGGATCCGGTGATTTTTGCAGTGAACTGAAGAAAGCTGTGGGCCGAGCTCTCTATGTATGTGTGGTTGacaatgaaaaatttaaacgTTTATCTGATTTGGGCAAAGAGAATGTGAGTTTGGTGGAGAGGTGTTGGTTTGAGAGATGCCCGAATTTGCGTAGCATCTTCGCCATAAAAGAAGACATCGAAATCGGGGAACAGCTGAAGTGTCTATATCTTTGTAATCTTCCTTCTCTAGAACGGCTACATGATGTGAAATTGCAGTCTGGAATCTTCTCGAATCTTAAGAAGCTGCGTCTTGACTGCTGCCCCAAGCTTGTGAGTTTATGTGATAAATCTGCTAAATACGAGATGCCTATGATGCAGACCTTGGAGCTACTTGATCTGCCTTCGCTGAGCAGGATTGGTGTTGAAATGCCTTCTTTGGAGACACTGAAGGTGAGAGCATGTGTGAAACTGGAAGAGTTGGAGTGGAACTGTTTCATGAATCTTAAGAAGCTGCACCTCGATTGTTGCCCGAAGCtggtttatatattttacccAGCAAAGCTCCCCGAAAATCTCGAAACTCTCAAAGTCCAACTTTGCAATAAGCTGGAGACTGTTTTCAAGGGTGATGAATCTGGGGAGTACGAGATGCCTCAGATCCAGACCTTGGAACTGCTTTATCTGCCTGCACTGAAGAGGATTGGTGTTGAAATGCCCTCCTTGGAGACACTGAAGGTG